ATTTCGCCATCGACCAGGCGCTGCGGCCGGTGATCGACCTGTTCGCCTGGCTGCGGGGCCTCGGCGCCCGCGTCATCCCGGCGGTCGACATCTGGTATCAGGCAGGCTTCTTCGCCGTCTTCGTGCTGTCCTACCTGACCCATTCGATCGGCAACCGGCGCTGGCATTATCACAACATGATCGGCTTGCTGCTGATCGAGATGATCGGGCCGCTGAGCTATCTGTTCGCGCCGGCTGTCGGCCCCTTCATCTACGAGCAGGGACCGAACGCGATGGCGACCAATGCGGAGCTGACGATGTACGAGGTCTATAAACAGGTCCTCGCCGGCGGCGCCGCCTGGGTGTCGGAGCATGGCGGGCAGTATTTCGCGCAGCCGCTGGCGGCGATGCCCTCGCTCCATGTCGGCGCCACCTTCGTCATCGTCTATTATGCGGTCAAGGCGCGGCAGTGGGTGTCGCCGCTGGCGGTCCTGGCTTTCGCCTGGATCGTCATCGAATCGGTCGTCGCCCGCTGGCATTACGTGATCGACCTGCCGGTCGGCCTCCTGCTGGCGGCGATCGCCATCCTCCTCACCAATCGCCTCTGCCGGGGCCGGCAGATCGAGATCGATCGGGCCGCGGGCCTGGCCCATGCTGCCCGCGGTGGCTGAACGGCCGAACGACATGGATTCCAGGGTCGCCGTCACCGCAGGCGAATCGGGAACGGCCCTCGATCGGCCGCCGAGCGTGTGGGTCTTCAAATGCCATCGCGCCGGCGATCACGCGCAGAGCATCGCCCTGGCCGACGCGCTGGGCTGGCCCTATGTCGTGAAGGAAATGAAGTTCCTGCCGCATGAGCTCTATTACGCGCTGCGGGGCAAAGGAACCTTGGCCGGAATCGACCGGCGCCGCTCGAGCCCGCTGCAGCCGCCCTGGCCCGACCTCATCATCATGGCCGGCCGCCAGAACGAGACGCCGGCCAAATGGGTGCGCGACCAGTCGGGGGGCCACACCCGCATCGTCGTGATCGGGCGCTATTGGACGCCCGCGGCGGAGCTCGATCTGGTCGTGACGCCGCCGCAATTCCGGCTGCGCGAGCATCCGCATGTGCTGGTCAACGATTTCCCGCTGCACCAGGTGACGCGCGACAAGCTCGACGAGGCCGCCCGTGTCTGGCGGCCGCGGCTGGCGGACCTGCCGCATCCCTGGATCGCGCTGGTGGTGGGCGGTTCCAGCGGCCCCTATGTGTTCAGCCGCGAAACCGCGCGGCGCCTGGGACGGGAGGCGAGCGCCTTCGCGCGGACCCATGGCGGCTCGCTGCTGGTGACCACCAGCCCGCGCACCAGCCGCGGCGCCATGGAGGCGCTCGATCGCGCGATCGAGGTTCCGCACAAGTTCTATCGCTGGCGCCCGTCCGATCCGGAGAATCCCTATCTGGGCTATCTGGCCCTGGCCGACCGCTTCATCGTCACCGCCGACAGCCTGTCGATGCTGGCCGAAGCCTGCGCCTCCGGCCGGCCCGTCTTCATGTTCGAGTTCGGCGGCGGCCCCGCCGCCATGCACGGGCCCCGCGCCCGCGATCCGCGCATCCGTCAATGGTGGCGCTGGTCGCAGCTCAAGGATCAGGGTCTGCTCGGGCTTCACTATGCCTTGGCTATCGGCCTGCCGCCCTGGCGGATCAACCGCAGCCGCGATATCCGGCTGGCCCAGGACCGTTTCGTCTCGCTGGATCGGGCGCGTTGGCTGGGGCAGGACGATCCGCGCCCCTGGCATCCGGCCCCCTTGCAGGATCTCGACCGTGCCGTGGCACGGGTCTATGCGCTCCTCGGTCGCTCCGGGTCGGGTGCGGATCCTGTTCACAAGGCCCGCTCGGGCCCGCATGATGCGGTCGGTCCAGCGGCCGCACCGATGCTTCCCGGCGCGCCTTAGCCCGCCAGCCATCCGGACTCGATCGTGCCAGGCCCTTTAT
The nucleotide sequence above comes from Hypericibacter terrae. Encoded proteins:
- a CDS encoding mitochondrial fission ELM1 family protein, with the protein product MDSRVAVTAGESGTALDRPPSVWVFKCHRAGDHAQSIALADALGWPYVVKEMKFLPHELYYALRGKGTLAGIDRRRSSPLQPPWPDLIIMAGRQNETPAKWVRDQSGGHTRIVVIGRYWTPAAELDLVVTPPQFRLREHPHVLVNDFPLHQVTRDKLDEAARVWRPRLADLPHPWIALVVGGSSGPYVFSRETARRLGREASAFARTHGGSLLVTTSPRTSRGAMEALDRAIEVPHKFYRWRPSDPENPYLGYLALADRFIVTADSLSMLAEACASGRPVFMFEFGGGPAAMHGPRARDPRIRQWWRWSQLKDQGLLGLHYALAIGLPPWRINRSRDIRLAQDRFVSLDRARWLGQDDPRPWHPAPLQDLDRAVARVYALLGRSGSGADPVHKARSGPHDAVGPAAAPMLPGAP
- a CDS encoding phosphatase PAP2 family protein, translating into MNWEKADGTAALASPVVTGKASWRRLLPPDMLVVTLVVLGFFAIALAIAHRYGISFTEPRPGKIPGLDANYWAPPIFAAIAYLVIQLIGRQVARSNRPSWAAFGRRIFDDYYLLALFIFVIYVHFNIKMWIPVVNPALYDETYFAIDQALRPVIDLFAWLRGLGARVIPAVDIWYQAGFFAVFVLSYLTHSIGNRRWHYHNMIGLLLIEMIGPLSYLFAPAVGPFIYEQGPNAMATNAELTMYEVYKQVLAGGAAWVSEHGGQYFAQPLAAMPSLHVGATFVIVYYAVKARQWVSPLAVLAFAWIVIESVVARWHYVIDLPVGLLLAAIAILLTNRLCRGRQIEIDRAAGLAHAARGG